From a region of the Triticum aestivum cultivar Chinese Spring chromosome 7D, IWGSC CS RefSeq v2.1, whole genome shotgun sequence genome:
- the LOC123164513 gene encoding glycosyltransferase family protein 64 C3: protein MPSSHHHHHHHHYLVLHLVFLVAVTLSAVAALGGGEGAACDAASPQEEELRPDRLTVLLSGFSERRLPLLRAIAGAYAAHPLVLAVVVLWCNPSTPDDRLLVPRFPPGVSLHRTASASLNSRFLPHPSIRTAAVAVADDDVLPDAAAISFAFAAWQQRAGRPGTLVGFFPRSHHLDLARGRWAYAAPQPGRYSMVLTKFLVLGVDLLRKYSCSPELAAARAVVDRERNCEDILMNFVAAEASGEGPVLVEAGSIRDWGDPRNDANAGTGVEGGDAAMKAVGLSSRGGVGHWEKRGECITQFHRLLGRMPLRYSYGKVVEAAVAEQGLCSKGGRLVRCDQE, encoded by the coding sequence ATGCCGtcgtcgcaccaccaccaccaccaccaccattacCTTGTCCTCCACCTCGTCTTCCTTGTTGCCGTCACACTCTCCGCCGTCGCGGCACTcggaggaggagaaggggcggCCTGCGACGCGGCGTCCCCGCAGGAGGAGGAACTCCGGCCGGACCGGCTCACGGTGCTCCTGAGCGGCTTCTCGGAGCGGCggctcccgctcctccgcgccaTCGCGGGAGCCTACGCCGCACACCCGCTCGTCCTCGCCGTCGTCGTGCTCTGGTGCAACCCCTCCACCCCGGACGACCGCCTCCTCGTCCCGCGCTTCCCGCCGGGCGTGTCCCTCCACCGCACCGCCTCGGCCTCCCTCAACTCCCGGTTCCTCCCGCACCCGTCCATCCGCACCGCCGCCGTGGCCGTCGCCGATGACGACGTCCTCCCCGACGCCGCCGCGATCTCCTTCGCGTTCGCCGCCTGGCAGCAGCGGGCCGGCCGCCCGGGCACCCTCGTCGGCTTCTTTCCGAGGTCCCACCACCTCGACCTCGCCCGCGGGAGGTGGGCGTACGCCGCGCCGCAGCCCGGCCGCTACTCCATGGTGCTCACCAAGTTCCTCGTCCTCGGCGTGGACCTCCTCCGGAAGTACTCCTGCTCcccggagctcgcggcggcgcgcgCCGTGGTGGACCGGGAGCGCAACTGCGAGGACATCCTCATGAACTTCGTGGCCGCCGAGGCGTCCGGGGAAGGGCCGGTGCTGGTGGAGGCCGGCAGCATCAGGGACTGGGGCGACCCGAGGAACGACGCCAACGCCGGCACCGGTGTGGAGGGCGGCGACGCGGCGATGAAGGCCGTGGGGCTGAGCTCGAGAGGCGGCGTGGGGCACTGGGAGAAGCGAGGGGAGTGCATCACGCAGTTCCACCGGCTGCTAGGGAGGATGCCGCTGCGGTACAGCTACGGGAAGGTGGTGGAGGCGGCCGTCGCCG
- the LOC123164512 gene encoding isoamylase 1, chloroplastic, whose product MTMMAMAKAPCLCARPSLAARARRPGPGPAPRLRRWRPNATAGKGVGEVCAAVVEAATKAEDEDDDEEEAVAEDRYALGGACRVLAGMPAPLGATALAGGVNFAVYSGGATAAALCLFTPEDLKADRVTEEVSLDPLMNRTGNVWHVFIEGELHDMLYGYRFDGTFAPHCGHYLDISNVVVDPYAKAVISRGEYGVPARGNNCWPQMAGMIPLPYSTFDWEGDLPLRYPQKDLVIYEMHLRGFTKHDSSNVEHPGTFIGAVSKLDYLKELGVNCIELMPCHEFNELEYSTSSSKMNFWGYSTINFFSPMTRYTSGGIKNCGRDAINEFKTFVREAHKRGIEMILDVVFNHTAEGNENGPILSFRGVDNTTYYMLAPKGEFYNYSGCGNTFNCNHPVVRQFIVDCLRYWVMEMHVDGFRFDLASIMTRGSSLWDPVNVYGAPIEGDMITTGTPLVTPPLIDMISNDPILGGVKLIAEAWDAGGLYQVGQFPHWNVWSEWNGKYRDIVRQFIKGTDGFAGGFAECLCGSPHLYQAGGRKPWHSINFVCAHDGFTLGDLVTYNNKYNLPNGENNRDGENHNLSWNCGEEGEFARLSVKRLRKRQMRNFFVCLMVSQGVPMFYMGDEYGHTKGGNNNTYCHDSYVNYFRWDKKEQYSDLHRFCCLMTKFRKECEGLGLEDFPTAERLQWHGHQPGKPDWSENSRFVAFSMKDERQGEIYVAFNTSHLPAVVELPERAGRRWEPVVDTGKPAPYDFLTDDLPDRALTIHQFSHFLNSNLYPMLSYSSVILVLRPDV is encoded by the exons ATGACGATGATGGCCATGGCCAAGGCGCCCTGCCTCTGCGCGCGCCCGTCCCTCGCCGCGCGCGCGAGGCGGCCGGGGCCGGGGCCGGCGCCGCGCCTGCGACGGTGGCGACCCAATGCGACGGCGGGGAAGGGGGTCGGCGAGGTGTGCGCCGCGGTTGTCGAGGCGGCGACGAAGgccgaggatgaggacgacgacgaggaggaggcggtggcggaggaCAGGTACGCGCTCGGCGGCGCGTGCAGGGTGCTCGCCGGAATGCCCGCGCCGCTGGGCGCCACCGCGCTCGCCGGCGGGGTCAATTTCGCCGTCTACTCCGGTGGAGCCACCGCCGCGGCGCTCTGCCTCTTCACGCCAGAAGATCTCAAGGCG GATAGGGTGACGGAGGAGGTTTCCCTTGACCCCCTGATGAATCGGACTGGGAACGTGTGGCATGTCTTCATTGAAGGCGAGCTGCACGACATGCTTTACGGGTACAGGTTCGACGGCACCTTTGCTCCTCACTGCGGGCACTACCTTGATATTTCCAATGTCGTGGTGGATCCTTATGCTAAG GCAGTGATAAGCCGAGGGGAGTATGGCGTTCCGGCGCGTGGTAACAATTGCTGGCCTCAGATGGCTGGCATGATCCCTCTTCCATATAGCACG TTTGATTGGGAAGGCGACCTACCTCTAAGATATCCTCAAAAGGACCTGGTAATATATGAGATGCACTTGCGTGGATTCACGAAGCATGATTCAAGCAATGTAGAACATCCGGGTACTTTCATTGGAGCTGTGTCGAAGCTTGACTATTTGAAG GAGCTTGGAGTTAATTGTATTGAATTAATGCCCTGCCATGAGTTCAACGAGCTGGAGTACTCAACCTCTTCTTCCAA GATGAACTTTTGGGGATATTCTACCATAAACTTCTTTTCACCAATGACGAGATACACATCAGGCGGGATAAAAAACTGTGGGCGTGATGCCATAAATGAGTTCAAAACTTTTGTAAGAGAGGCTCACAAACGGGGAATTGAG ATGATCCTGGATGTTGTCTTCAACCATACAGCTGAGGGTAATGAGAATGGTCCAATATTATCATTTAGGGGGGTCGATAATACTACATACTATATGCTTGCACCCAAG GGAGAGTTTTATAACTATTCTGGCTGTGGGAATACCTTCAACTGTAATCATCCTGTGGTTCGTCAATTCATTGTAGATTGTTTAAG ATACTGGGTGATGGAAATGCATGTTGATGGTTTTCGTTTTGATCTTGCATCCATAATGACCAGAGGTTCCAG TCTGTGGGATCCAGTTAACGTGTATGGAGCTCCAATAGAAGGTGACATGATCACAACAGGGACACCTCTTGTTACTCCACCACTTATTGACATGATCAGCAATGACCCAATTCTTGGAGGCGTCAAG CTCATTGCTGAAGCATGGGATGCAGGAGGCCTCTATCAAGTAGGTCAATTCCCTCACTGGAATGTTTGGTCTGAGTGGAATGGGAAG TACCGGGACATTGTGCGCCAATTCATTAAAGGCACTGATGGATTTGCTGGTGGTTTTGCCGAATGTCTTTGTGGAAGTCCACACCTATACCAG GCAGGAGGAAGGAAACCTTGGCACAGTATCAACTTTGTATGTGCACATGATGGATTTACACTGGGTGATTTGGTAACATATAATAACAAGTACAATTTACCAAATGGGGAGAACAATAGAGATGGAGAAAATCACAATCTTAGCTGGAATTGTGGGGAG GAAGGAGAATTCGCAAGATTGTCTGTCAAAAGATTGAGGAAGAGGCAGATGCGCAATTTCTTTGTTTGTCTCATGGTTTCTCAA GGAGTTCCAATGTTTTACATGGGCGATGAATATGGCCACACAAAAGGGGGCAACAACAATACATACTGCCATGATTCTTAT GTCAATTATTTTCGCTGGGATAAAAAAGAACAATACTCTGACTTGCACAGATTCTGCTGCCTCATGACCAAATTCCGCAA GGAGTGCGAGGGTCTTGGCCTTGAGGACTTTCCAACGGCCGAACGGCTGCAGTGGCATGGTCATCAGCCTGGGAAGCCTGATTGGTCTGAGAATAGCCGATTCGTTGCCTTTTCCATG AAAGATGAAAGACAGGGCGAGATCTATGTGGCCTTCAACACCAGCCACTTACCGGCCGTTGTTGAGCTCCCAGAGCGCGCAGGGCGCCGGTGGGAACCGGTGGTGGACACAGGCAAGCCAGCACCATATGACTTCCTCACCGACGACTTACCTGATCGCGCTCTCACCATACACCAGTTCTCTCATTTCCTCAACTCCAACCTCTACCCCATGCTCAGCTACTCATCGGTCATCCTAGTATTGCGCCCTGATGTTTGA
- the LOC123164514 gene encoding uncharacterized protein, translating to MAVQWCSATSLHGWCRHPSPPLPSPALASTVSLSRQPRRIGCVSVRREVAVAAAAEAAPPEVEADVDMEEEGVECEEGCGGTGWLLCDFCKGKKNNVKSESSPRIYRRCPTCKAAGYILCQRCRVYRCITYPESTES from the exons ATGGCTGTGCAGTGGTGCAGCGCGACGAGCCTGCACGGTTGGTGCCGCCACccatcgccgccgctgccgtccccGGCATTGGCGTCGACCGTGTCGCTGTCTCGGCAGCCGAGGAGGATCGGCTGCGTGTCCGTCCGCAGGGAGGTCGCCGTGGCCGCGGCGGCAGAGGCGGCCCCGCCGGAGGTCGAGGCGGACGTGGACATGGAG GAAGAAGGTGTAGAGTGCGAAGAAGGGTGCGGCGGCACGGGGTGGCTGCTGTGCGACTTctgcaaggggaagaagaacaacGTCAAGTCCGAGAGCAGCCCCAGGATCTATCGCCGCTGCCCGACCTGCAAGGCC gccGGGTACATCTTGTGCCAGAGATGCAGGGTCTACAGATGCATCACATATCCTGAAAGCACCGAATCATGA